The DNA window tttaaaaataaacggttataaacattttaaatatattggtATCAAAGAATATTGTATCCTAGATATAACCTGAAACTAGTTTTAcctaatttagtttttttttattttatcggTCAAAGCAAACGCTGCGAAAATCAATACAAACATGACATGATAGTAGTAGGAATGTGTGCAATTTAACAAGGAAACAGAAAATACCATTAGACTCTGtgttattaagtttatttttaatttaacatgATAGTAGTCTGACCGGCCGCCACGTACAACTTTGTTGGGACTTTTACGTGTTGGACTAGAGGTCTCAATAttacatttgtttttaagaattaCAATCGACAAAAACAATCGGAACGTGTACCAACATACAACTAcaacgacaaaaaaaaaactttacgaAATTACATTTTTGAAAGAAGAATAAATTTCGACAACACAATATCACTTGACAAAATTTGGCTTAACACGGCTCcttgtggaaaaaaaaaaagctttacTAAATTACATTTTTGAAAGAAGAATAAATTTCGACAAAACAATATCACTTGGCAAAATTTGGCTTAACACGGCTCATTGTGGGCTTAAATAAGGCTCAGGCATGTCATGTACAACAGGGAATCCTTTCAAACACTGGAATTTCACATTAATTCAATTCCTGCAAAATCCGTTTAAAAAGGATTCGAGGCCTAAAATTCCTTTCTGCGACGAGCATGACGAATAAAAATTGTGAGCTAGCACCAACTAAGCATAAACATGTCAAGAGTATCTTTATTGAGAAGCAAGCGGCAAAACCATTACACACTGCTTGCTGACATGAAAAACGTATAGCCTTATTGCAAGAGACAGTATAAtttacagcagcagcagcagtagcatcATCCCTCAATTATACACTCATCGTCACAGCACAAGCACTAGGTTTTTGGTCATGCTAAGGGAATGAAATTTCTCCCGAGCTAGCGCCTaaaaaccctttttttttcgtcTGGGACAAAGCAGCTCAGGTTTCTGACGTGGCATGGTTACAACAGGGTTCTTTACTTGCCTCTGCAAGAGAAACCAGTCATGGTCCTCATGGAGTTCACCAAAATTACAACAAAGCTCGCGCGACGAGAAGATGTTGGCCATGGCGTTTTACTGATGATCATCTCGTTCATAGTTCATGACGCGGATTGCTGATGCAAAGCAATCTCCCATCTTCTCTTTGCTCAAGAGTGTTTGATTCTGCAAGCTTCAGTGGCAAAGGTGCAACGGTGGCTGCTTACATGAAACCATCGTCGGCATTGTCCAAGcagtgttcaagcaccatgcgtACTCTAAGCTGCACAAGGGACAGCTTGGGGTGTTATGTTAAGCAGAAACCAAGGTTTGTGAGTTTTAAGAATGCACTCGTgcatgctaatgatggatggACCTTTAATATCTAATAGCAGTAATGAAGTTGTCATTGTGCTGATTGACTAGTATGTATGCTTTCATGCTCAtagaatgaaaaaagaaaaaaagcacCTTGCAATCCAAGCAGGGGTCGTTTATCATGCCTTTTACTTGTGAAATTAGCCCAGCATTTTGGAGTCGGACAACTCGAACAGATGACGCCTCGCATTTTGGATAAATCAAGTTCAGAATACACCACAAGGTTGCAACTCGCAATTGTTTATCCTTGCTCTGCAGAAAGTTGACTACAAAAGATTGTTTGACACGATCTGCTCGACAAGGTACAAGAATATTCATCACAGCCTCCTTGTTCAATTCACCCCCAGCTGCAACATTTGTAAGCACAAACATACCCTGAAGAAGGGAAACAGAAAGGCCAATGATTAACTACGACCTTGGTAGAATATAAATGGTAACCCAATAAAGAATGTGATGCAAAATTACAAAGTTCTGTCAGAAATGATGTTCTTTTTGCCCTCCATAGTTTGAAGatgcatgtgaaaaaaaatagaagtaaAAAACTTAGACAAGGTAACTCAGTATACTGTAGTTTAAAAATACTGACATGTGTGCACACTCCTGGGGCAGGTGCATTATTCAGTTGTCTTGAAATAGCATTTAAAATCATGCCATCATCACCAATGACATAATTAACAGCGTCCACATATCCATCAACAAGATTGTGCACCAGTGCCAAAGTTTGTTCCTGGACAAATTGTTCAGAATCTGCAAGAAATGTCGCAATTAGCATGTGGCTAATTCAGTAGCTAACTAATACCATAGCCATGTTAGTCTTACCACATATGAGGCTTGAAAGAGTAGATAAAGTTAGCTCCTTCAGAATAAAGTCTTTATCCTTTGGATTCAAAAGGAACATAATATTTCTAAGAGCCCACACAGCTTTTAGCCTCAATGTTGGATCCATAGACTTGGACAAATGAACAAGCTGGGTGACAGCCCCAGAATGAAGAAGAATCGATTTCCTCGGTGTCAAATTCACAGCAATATTGCAAATAGCACCAAGGGCAGCAACCTGTAATAACATTTCGTGAATAGAGAGACATTTAGTAGACATTCTACAAAGGCCTGATGGCTTAAAAACCCAAGATAGTGATGTTTAGTGTTTTACACATAATGTAGTTAATGTAGTGTTCCTTAGGTGGAATTGAGTGCATGGTAGCGGTGTCAACTAAGAAAAGAGTTGTTCCCAAATTAACATGTTACTTTTTAACTCGTTCTAATATAGTTGATAAATTAGTGATATGTAGAGTTTACAATTTAACAAGAAAACTGTTAGTGCAACATGACCTTTTGAAGAACTACAGTCGAGCCCATGAATGGGTGGAAAGAAGGTAAAATTGCAGAGATATCAGGAAAGGGGATAGCTACCATGCTTTCAAAAGATTTGGATGCAAATTcgcttttcttttagaaagcCTATTGACCAACCCTCTAGAAGAAGCAAGGCCCTATCAAACAgagtttcaaattttgtttttttggaaatttgtCAGACAAGGACCGATAGTCATTTACTGGATAACTCTGACCAAATTAGTACTTTAATTCTACTTGACTGAATTTTTCTAGAACCCTTTACTCCAAACAACAAATACCATCAACTACTTCACAGATCATACAAAAAAAAGCCCTATCACAATTATGTGCTATCCAGTAGGAGCAAGCCAGTTCCTCGTAGTTTTTGAAACCATGCTTTGAATTACAGAAGCATTGCACCTTGAAATAGCACTGAAGGTTGCAAGAATCGCAATTTCACATTACCTGGACTGATGTAGATGAGTCATACAAAAGCTGGACTAGCGGGGCAATAAATGTATCACATGATAATTTCCCTGCACTAAGTACCTGAAATTAAACATATCGAGTTATCGAATAAATCATTTCAGATAAACAAATGGCATTGAATATTAATGAGTAGTTGTTTTACCTTGGATGACCTAGAGATATTCATATTAATGAGTAGTTGTTTTACCTTGGATGACCTAGAGATATTCTTAAGGCATGAACATGCTGCAACACGGATATCAGCACAAGTATGCTTCAGCGCTTCGAGGATTAAGGTAGATGCCtgttaaataattaatgtgATAGTCATAAATGCTTGATCAACTGATATACACATTCACTTTTTTCATGCTACGTGCCAGGAGCCCATGGAGTCAGTATATATCCGGTTACTTAACAATATTAACGTAGGTGAgctctataaatttttaactcaaagGGCAAATAACAgcaatgataaaatatacCATCTGCGGTCCTGCACATACCTGAACTGACATAAGTTGAGATCTTGATTCTTCCAGTTTTGAGCAAAGTTCAGCTAAAGCAAGTAATATGGTCACTGCACGCCTTGACTCCAAAGAATTTGCTAACAGATGGTTGCTAAGCTTCTGAACTGCATTTGTTGAGAGGGCTTGCTTCTGCAGTTCCACACTGTCTTTAATCAAGGTTGTCAATGCCAACGGAGCATCATCTCCTACATGACCGGGTTCTTCAACAAGTTCAAGTAAGACCAGAATCAACTTGGTTTTAATTTGTCTGTCTTGAAAGTGACAGGGAGAAGCATGGCTAAGTGAAATCAAGCACAAACAAGCAAGTAGTCTTGTGCGTGGGCTCCGATCATGTATTAACGCAACTATTGAACGCAAAGCTTTTCCATGGTCCATAAGTGCAAATCTTGAGGCAACTTCCCAGTTATTTCTTATGATTGCAGTCATAGAATCTAAGCAAGCATCCCGTAGATTCATCGAGCCTCCAAAAAGGTTAATGAGTCTCTGCGGAACTCCAGCAGCACATAGTGCTAATTGTTCTGTATTGCTATCGCAAGAATGAGATATAATATTGGCAGCCAGCTCTGTGACATTTTCATTCTCTCTGTTCAAAAGGGTAAGAAGGAATTTCATATTTTCGTCATTATTGACATCAAATTTTGGAGCTAGTTTTGATTGATAAATCATTCTCAGAGCACGTGCACTAGCATCAACAACCTGCAATCAGAATATAACCTCGGATCAGACCATATCATTCATGGTATGCATCAATGGTTATTAACAATTCAATATATCTTGAAAGAATCAGCATATCAGACAGAAACAAACCACCACACTTAGCCTGAATTCAATGAAGAGTGCTTGGATATGAACTTTTATTCATTCATATATTGTTATAAGGACAGCTATATAAACTAAACACTGAACATAGAGTTAGTAATAACAAATGTTTCAAAAAGAGAATGCCAAATCGAAGCTCAGAAGTAATATGGTGGCTCAAAACTGATGAGCATCCCTGCTTCAAAGAATTGTATATTGTAGCCCATTCTGATATTTATGTCCTTAATATGAACGAGTCATTTAAAGAAATATCAACAACAGGTGACCTGCTTGTAAACTGGAATAGGAAAGGagcaaaaaaattctcaaaaacaCAGGAAGACTGCATTTCATTTCataaaggagaaagaaataaaagaaaaacatttacAAGAACAGGGGAGCAAAAAGACCCCCAAAGAACACTCCACGCACACGACATCTGACCCTCTAAAGTCTAAAGGCAAACACGTTAATTGCCCAGGTTAAGTGACCTACAAAGGAACTCATGGAGCACAAAGGATCTGGcaccattaaaaatacaatcatTGTGATACTTCCAAATCCCCAAGCCACTAGGATCAACAAGTTAAGTTGTTTGCGCAGCTTCTATGAGACAAATTGGCATGCCACTATGACAGTTCTAAAAGGCCATAAGCATTGCAATCCTGGGTAGCACCTAATGTTTGTTTAGCATAACTAGTCAGCGTAGGTGCTAGATACCACCGACCACCCTTCTGCCCGCCTATGCTGGCCAAATCTTCAAAGAATTAATAACCAAAAAGAGTGGTCAGGAAGGATGTCGAGATGGGACAACAAAGAGCTACCAAAGTAGCTGTTTGACTTGTTTCATCTGTTCTTTTGTCTTAACACATGCACCATGTTTTGTCCCCTTATTAATAATCACTTCTGTAACaaatcgttgactttttgccCCAAATCACAACAAACAATAAACTCCAGTAATAAAACCACCATTGCCTTCACCTTTGGGATGCAACAAATGGAGAGACTGAAGGGAGGTAACAAGTAACAGAGGGAAGGAGGAAGCAGAAGCGGAATGTGGTGGAAAGAGTGGTTAATTTGGTAGGTCAATAGCAATTGACTAGGGAGGGATGGAGGAGGTAGGGCTATGACTACTAATTTGGGGAAGAAAGGCACAATGTGGAGAGGATTTGAGGCGTACATGGCTGCATCCTTGAAGTACTGGAACTGAGACTGAGATTACCTTTTTTCAGTAATAAGGAGCAAACTACAATTTCATACCTCCCCCAAAGTCGTACAGAAACTTATTGCAACCATATATGTATGCAATATGCCAATATGTACTGCTATACAAGTAAAGCAACTAGGAAATATATCAGGGTAACCATGTCTTTACCTGCAGTCTGCTAATTTTGACCTTAAGTCCATGTATTTGTCAGGAAGCTATAATATTTTACCTAGCCCATCCAAATGATGCTTTAGTGATTAGGGAAATTCCACGTTATGGAAGGAATCACAAGTTTGAATTGCCTCATGGCTTCGTTTAGCATTCAGGTTTTTTCCCCTTAAATGTCAATCCAAATCTCAAATAAATAGGACACTCGTATCCTACCTAGGAAAACAAGAACTTCCAGTGACACTGAAAAACAGTCAGAATTTCAGCATGAACTTTCCCCAAGAAACTATTGTACAAAACAATAGTATTGCCAAATTCTTAGTTCAAGCATATAGTACGAGGCTATGAGCAACAGGTTTACCATGACCGGCGGAAGCTAATAActgaaatatattatttcatgcTCATACCAGTAAAGCTATTCAATTTATCAGTTCAGACAAATTCATCATCAAACTAACACAAAACAGACAACTTTCCAGCACATTCATCCCCACCACTACACCTAACCATTGACCCACTACCAAACTGTCCACAATTCAAGCATGAATGAACAATACCTTCAGTacttaaaccaaaaaaaaataaagagaaacagagagaaaaggacataaaaaaaagaaaaagaaatggcaACCACCAGTACCTCTCATCTTAGCTAAACCGACGGATTCTCCTATAGTTCAGATCAAATAATTCCCCTCATTCCAAGCAAAACACAAACCACCAATCACGATCACGATCACCTAGTACAAACTTCTTTTCTCACGAGGCAACTATCAAATTGCTACAGAATAATTTCGTGTTCTTACTCACTTCAGAACCTTTATTGCCAAACACAATAATGACACACTCAAAAAAATGCATTCACGGCACAGATTGGGCTAGTAAGCAAATACCGTCCGCGTCACACAAGTAAATTTTCTCACCCTAGTTATAATATCAGCAGTAGAAGACAAAATCTATCTTTTAACCAATCTAAACCACTAATTCTCGAAGCATCAATTCCTAATTTACTGTTCCCAATTCATAAT is part of the Oryza brachyantha chromosome 11, ObraRS2, whole genome shotgun sequence genome and encodes:
- the LOC102708566 gene encoding armadillo repeat-containing protein 8 isoform X2, with the translated sequence MPATASGGERPEEAASPSPSASSPAVSYCMGTRPEELTARLAATASAVGRPVGGACSVGGGGGGEDGEHERVRTLREIKNQIIGNRTKKLQYLRLGAVPAVVAAMAEPGASPAALVQAAAAAGSFACGVDDGVRAVLAAGAVAHLTRLLAHPDEKVVDASARALRMIYQSKLAPKFDVNNDENMKFLLTLLNRENENVTELAANIISHSCDSNTEQLALCAAGVPQRLINLFGGSMNLRDACLDSMTAIIRNNWEVASRFALMDHGKALRSIVALIHDRSPRTRLLACLCLISLSHASPCHFQDRQIKTKLILVLLELVEEPGHVGDDAPLALTTLIKDSVELQKQALSTNAVQKLSNHLLANSLESRRAVTILLALAELCSKLEESRSQLMSVQASTLILEALKHTCADIRVAACSCLKNISRSSKVLSAGKLSCDTFIAPLVQLLYDSSTSVQVAALGAICNIAVNLTPRKSILLHSGAVTQLVHLSKSMDPTLRLKAVWALRNIMFLLNPKDKDFILKELTLSTLSSLICDSEQFVQEQTLALVHNLVDGYVDAVNYVIGDDGMILNAISRQLNNAPAPGVCTHGMFVLTNVAAGGELNKEAVMNILVPCRADRVKQSFVVNFLQSKDKQLRVATLWCILNLIYPKCEASSVRVVRLQNAGLISQVKGMINDPCLDCKLRVRMVLEHCLDNADDGFM
- the LOC102708566 gene encoding armadillo repeat-containing protein 8 isoform X1; amino-acid sequence: MPATASGGERPEEAASPSPSASSPAVSYCMGTRPEELTARLAATASAVGRPVGGACSVGGGGGGEDGEHERVRTLREIKNQIIGNRTKKLQYLRLGAVPAVVAAMAEPGASPAALVQAAAAAGSFACGVDDGVRAVLAAGAVAHLTRLLAHPDEKVVDASARALRMIYQSKLAPKFDVNNDENMKFLLTLLNRENENVTELAANIISHSCDSNTEQLALCAAGVPQRLINLFGGSMNLRDACLDSMTAIIRNNWEVASRFALMDHGKALRSIVALIHDRSPRTRLLACLCLISLSHASPCHFQDRQIKTKLILVLLELVEEPGHVGDDAPLALTTLIKDSVELQKQALSTNAVQKLSNHLLANSLESRRAVTILLALAELCSKLEESRSQLMSVQASTLILEALKHTCADIRVAACSCLKNISRSSKVKQLLINMNISRSSKVLSAGKLSCDTFIAPLVQLLYDSSTSVQVAALGAICNIAVNLTPRKSILLHSGAVTQLVHLSKSMDPTLRLKAVWALRNIMFLLNPKDKDFILKELTLSTLSSLICDSEQFVQEQTLALVHNLVDGYVDAVNYVIGDDGMILNAISRQLNNAPAPGVCTHGMFVLTNVAAGGELNKEAVMNILVPCRADRVKQSFVVNFLQSKDKQLRVATLWCILNLIYPKCEASSVRVVRLQNAGLISQVKGMINDPCLDCKLRVRMVLEHCLDNADDGFM